The Nyctibius grandis isolate bNycGra1 chromosome 29, bNycGra1.pri, whole genome shotgun sequence genome window below encodes:
- the NINJ1 gene encoding ninjurin-1, whose product MESGSETVELNGQAEGAERVVVERRRTSQWFQRNGPMNINHYANKKSAAESMLDIALLMANASQLKAVMEQGPSFSFYVPLIVLISLSLTLQVMVGVLLIFLVKYDLNNPEKHGRLDFLNNLATGLVFIIVVVNIFITAFGVQKPVAESASKQ is encoded by the exons ATGGAGTCCGGCAGCGAGACCGTCGAGCTCAACGGGCAGGCGGAGGGCGCGGAGCGGGTGGTCGTGGAGCGG CGCAGAACGTCGCAGTGGTTTCAAAGAAATGGACCTATGAACATCAACCACTACGCAAATAAGAAGAGCGCTGCGGAGAGCATGTTGGACATTGCCCTGCTGATGGCCAATGCGTCCCAGCTGAAAGCCGTGATGGAGCAAGgaccttctttttccttctacgTCCCACTTATCGTTCTTATCAGCCTGTCGCTCACACTGCAAGTTATGGTGGGAGTGCTCCTGATATTCCTTG TAAAATATGACCTTAACAACCCTGAAAAGCATGGAAGGCTGGATTTCCTCAACAACCTTGCAACTGGACTAGTATTCATTATAGTAGTTGTGAATATTTTTATCACTGCCTTTGGAGTGCAGAAGCCAGTTGCTGAGTCAGCATCAAAACAGTGA